The Papaver somniferum cultivar HN1 unplaced genomic scaffold, ASM357369v1 unplaced-scaffold_18, whole genome shotgun sequence genome includes a window with the following:
- the LOC113337939 gene encoding chaperone protein ClpB1-like gives MEQHSLSRLIGAPPGGGQLTEAVPRRPYNVILFDEVEKAHTSVFNTFQILDDGRLTEDQGHSADFNNSVIIMTSNLGAEHLLMGFVRKCTMQTSRERESDARGKKHFRLELLNRLMKLPPLIPFHMTEESFGARPIRRWLEKKVVTELSKILVKEEIDENATNEVASVKRMKIAEVHEDEKMED, from the exons ATGGAACAACACTCCCTATCTCGGTTGATTGGAGCTCCTCCTGG AGGGGGACAGCTTACAGAAGCTGTACCAAGAAGACCTTACAATGTTATATTGTTTGATGAAGTTGAGAAGGCTCATACTTCAGTTTTCAACACCTTCCAAATTCTTGATGATGGTAGACTGACTGAAGACCAAGGACACTCAGCTGACTTCAACAATTCAGTTATCATCATGACCTCAAACCTTGGAGCTGAACACCTCCTCATGGGATTTGTCAGAAAATGTACCATGCAGACTTCAAGAGAGCGAGAGAGTGATGCAAGAG GTAAAAAACACTTCAGGCTAGAGCTGCTTAATCGACTTATGAAATTGCCGCCTTTGATTCCCTTTCACATGACCGAGGAAA GTTTCGGTGCTAGGCCAATCAGGAGGTGGCTAGAGAAGAAGGTGGTGACAGAGTTGTCAAAGATCCTTGTTAAAGAGGAGATCGACGAGAACGCTACT AATGAGGTGGCCTCTGTCAAGAGGATGAAGATAGCTGAGGTCCATGAGGATGAGAAGATGGAGGATtaa